In the genome of Rhodamnia argentea isolate NSW1041297 chromosome 3, ASM2092103v1, whole genome shotgun sequence, one region contains:
- the LOC125314352 gene encoding lecithin-cholesterol acyltransferase-like 4, with translation MAVSLEDILQSVELWLKLIRKPQPYVDPNLDPVLLVPGVAGSVLHAVDGSNGNDERVWVRIFGADQKFRNKLWSRFDPATGKTVSLDPQTNIVVPEDRYGLYAIDVLDPDMVIGRDCVYYFHDMIVEMIKWGFQEGKTLFGFGYDFRQSNRFQETLERLAAKLESVYNAAGGKKMTIISHSMGGLLVKCFMCLHSDIFAKYVKNWIAIAAPFQGAPGYVTSTFLNGMSFVDGWEQNFFISKWSMHQLLIECPSIYELMACPNFNWQHAPMLEIWRKKLDDCGDTRMILESYTPSESVNIFSEALSSNTVDYNGESIPLPFNQEILKWAHETRKILCSAKVPPGVKFYNIYGTNLETPHSVCYGSEEMPVTDLQELQFYLPDYVCVDGDGTVPTESAEADGLDAVARVGVPGEHRGILCDHHVFRILKHWLNADSDPYYNPLNDYVILPTVFEMERRHDKGMEVTSLKEEWEIISNDASDDQGEMTIMPSVSNISVSQDGGYQSSRAEACATVIVHPQSQGKQQVELNALSVSVDA, from the exons ATGGCGGTGTCGCTGGAGGACATCTTGCAGTCCGTGGAGCTTTGGTTGAAGCTGATCAGGAAGCCCCAGCCCTACGTTGACCCGAACCTCGACCCGGTTCTCTTGgtgcccggagtcgccggatcgGTATTGCACGCCGTGGACGGTAGCAACGGCAACGACGAGAGGGTCTGGGTTCGGATTTTCGGCGCTGATCAGAAGTTCCGCAACAAGCTCTGGTCTCGCTTTGATCCTGCCACCG GTAAGACCGTTTCTTTAGATCCTCAAACAAACATCGTGGTTCCTGAAGACAGATATGGACTGTATGCGATTGATGTTTTGGACCCTGATATG GTCATTGGGCGTGATTGTGTATACTATTTCCATGACATGATAGTCGAAATGATCAAATGGGGTTTTCAGGAAGGGAAGACATTGTTTGGTTTTGGATATGATTTCAGGCAAAGTAACAG GTTTCAGGAAACATTGGAGCGTTTGGCTGCAAAGTTGGAATCTGTATATAATGCTGCGGgggggaagaagatgaccatTATCAGTCACTCTATGGGGGGTCTTTTAGTGAAGTGCTTTATGTGCCTGCACAGTGAT ATTTTTGCGAAGTATGTGAAGAATTGGATTGCTATAGCTGCACCTTTTCAAG GTGCCCCCGGATATGTCACATCTACCTTTCTGAATGGGATGTCATTTGTGGATGGCTGGGAGCAaaactttttcatttcaaaGTGGAGCATGCATCAGCTG CTGATTGAATGCCCATCAATCTATGAATTGATGGCATGTCCAAACTTTAACTGGCAACATGCCCCGATGTTAGAGATCTGGAGGAAGAAACTTGATGATTGTGGTGATACCCGTATGATCCTCGAGTCTTACACCCCTTCTGAGAGTGTAAATATATTCTCTGAAGCACTTTCAAGTAATACG GTTGACTATAATGGTGAGAGCATTCCCTTACCATTTAACCAGGAAATCTTGAAATGGGCTCATGAGACACGCAAGATTTTATGTTCTGCTAAAGTCCCGCCCGGGGTGAAATTCTACAATATATATGGGACCAATTTGGAGACACCACACAGTGTTTG CTATGGCAGTGAGGAGATGCCTGTTACGGACCTGCAAGAACTTCAATTTTACCTG CCCGATTATGTATGTGTTGATGGTGATGGAACGGTTCCGACTGAATCAGCTGAG GCAGATGGGCTTGATGCGGTTGCAAGAGTTGGAGTACCTGGGGAGCACCGGGGAATTCTATGTGATCATCATGTTTTCCGCATTCTGAAGCACTGGCTAAATGCAGATTCAGACCCATACTACAACCCGCTCAATGACTACGTGATTCTACCCACTGTGTTCGAGATGGAAAGACGCCACGACAAGGGCATGGAGGTGACTTCACTCAAAGAGGAGTGGGAAATCATTTCAAATGATGCCAGTGATGACCAAGGAGAGATGACCATAATGCCCTCGGTGAGCAATATATCCGTTTCTCAAGATGGAGGTTATCAATCTTCTCGGGCCGAGGCTTGTGCCACTGTGATCGTGCACCCCCAAAGCCAGGGTAAGCAACAGGTGGAGCTCAATGCCTTGAGTGTATCTGTTGATGCCTAA
- the LOC125312445 gene encoding cysteine-rich and transmembrane domain-containing protein WIH2-like: protein MGQDSHYGTSGIYPPMPPSSPPPSAPEMPLGHIYPPPPQIDPPQATVHVYPPPLPPQMYPNVTPPSYSYPPQGQVYPPAPPQAHSYPMPQRPPVHGYPQGPYVVPPPVAYPSKDGPKESRQAPPPRKAKNKKRGDGFWRGFCAGMCCCCCLDICC, encoded by the exons ATGGGTCAGGACTCGCACTACGGAACTTCAG GGATATATCCTCCTATGCCGCCCTCAAGTCCTCCCCCGTCCGCCCCCGAAATGCCGCTGGGCCACATTTATCCTCCGCCGCCACAGATCGATCCTCCACAGGCAACGGTACATGTGTACCCTCCACCTCTGCCACCTCAGATGTATCCGAATGTGACGCCTCCATCATATTCATATCCACCCCAAGGCCAAGTGTATCCTCCAGCACCACCACAGGCTCATTCGTATCCAATGCCGCAGCGGCCGCCAGTTCATGGCTACCCTCAAGGCCCTTACGTGGTTCCTCCGCCAGTTGCTTACCCTTCGAAGGATGGCCCCAAGGAATCCCGGCAAGCACCGCCGCCACGGAAggccaaaaacaagaaaaggggtGATGGGTTCTGGAGAGGATT TTGTGCCGGGAtgtgctgttgctgctgcttggATATATGCTGTTGA
- the LOC125314418 gene encoding lamin-like protein, translating to MLGSGEKLAMVVAVLVVLVVMGSGVAGREPTLHRVGGGKNTWAPNVNFTEWSSHEHFHVGDWLYFGFDKTQYNVLEVNKTSYDKCIDTGFITNVTKGGRDVFNLTEAKPYYFISGRGYCFSGMKLAVNVTVMLPPPSGDPPKKGGSSCSVGGVSRWTILLSLLAATFLFCS from the exons atgttgggTTCTGGAGAAAAGTTGGCAATGGTCGTGGCAGTGCTGGTGGTGTTGGTGGTCATGGGTTCTGGGGTTGCAGGAAGAGAACCAACACTTCATAGGGTTGGTGGAGGAAAGAACACATGGGCACCGAATGTTAACTTCACCGAATGGTCGAGTCATGAGCACTTTCATGTGGGTGATTGGCTCT ACTTTGGATTCGACAAGACTCAATACAACGTCCTAGAGGTGAACAAGACGAGCTATGACAAGTGCATTGACACAGGCTTCATCACGAATGTCACCAAGGGCGGTCGGGACGTGTTCAATCTCACTGAGGCAAAGCCTTACTACTTCATCAGCGGCAGAGGTTACTGCTTCAGCGGAATGAAGCTCGCCGTCAACGTCACGGTGATGCTGCCCCCGCCATCAGGGGATCCGCCCAAGAAAGGCGGCTCTTCGTGTTCAGTCGGCGGCGTGAGTCGATGGACGATCCTTCTCTCCCTGCTTGCTGCTACATTTCTGTTCTGCTCATGA
- the LOC125314417 gene encoding phosphatase IMPL1, chloroplastic-like: protein MGRSLVFSPNIPLKFSRRLNSVSPLNHQLCQSFLPRTRQISLGGFLKFPSFNASQGRTTFGPKKKKKGRTTLRVTAVVSSDTSYPKVGAASTGPIPPGQLIEVVETAAKTGAQVIMDAVNKPRNIFYKGLTDLVTETDKMSEAAILDVVRKNFPDHLILGEEGGIIGDSSSDYLWCIDPLDGTTNFAHGYPSFAVSVGVLFRGNPAAAAVVEFVGGPMCWNTRTFSATAGGGAFCNGQKIQASKTDLVEQSLLVTGFGYEHDDPWATNMELFKEFTDISRGVRRLGAAAVDMCHVALGVVEAYWEYRLKPWDMAAGVLIVEEAGGAVSCMDGGKFCVFDRSVLVSNGALHGKLLDRIAPATEKLKAKGIDFSLWYKPDNYQTDL from the exons ATGGGCAGGTCTCTCGTCTTCTCCCCCAACATTCCTCTCAAGTTCTCTCGAAGACTCAACTCGGTTTCGCCCCTCAATCACCAGCTTTGCCAGTCGTTCCTCCCCAGGACCCGTCAAATTTCTCTCGGTGGGTTCTTGAAATTTCCATCCTTTAACGCAAGCCAAGGGAGGACCAcctttggacccaaaaaaaaaaaaaaagggaggaccACCCTCCGTGTGACAGCTGTTGTGTCTTCCGACACTTCGTACCCGAAAGTGGGTGCCGCATCGACTGGGCCAATCCCTCCTGGTCAACTCATTGAAGTCGTCGAGACTGCCGCAAAGACCGGTGCTCAG GTCATTATGGATGCTGTTAATAAGCCCAGGAATATTTTCTACAAAGGACTAACTGATTTGGTGACCGA AACAGACAAAATGAGTGAGGCTGCAATTTTAGATGTTGTGAGGAAGAATTTTCCAGATCATCTAATTCTTGGGGAGGAAGGAGGAATAATAGGAGATTCATCGTCTGATTATCTTTGGTGCATTGATCCATTAG ATGGGACGACAAACTTCGCCCATGGTTACCCTAGCTTTGCAGTTTCTGTTGGAGTTCTCTTCCGAGGAAATCCTGCTGCTGCAGCAGTG GTGGAGTTCGTCGGAGGCCCTATGTGCTGGAATACCCGCACGTTTTCTGCCACAGCAG GTGGAGGAGCATTCTGCAATGGGCAAAAAATTCAGGCAAGCAAAACGGATCTG GTGGAGCAATCTCTTCTAGTGACTGGATTTGGTTATGAACATGATGATCCATGGGCTACCAACATGGAGTTATTTAAAGAATTTACTGATATTAGCCGG GGAGTAAGAAGGCTCGGAGCAGCTGCCGTTGACATGTGCCATGTAGCTCTTGGAGTAGTTGAAGCATACTGGGAGTACCGTCTGAAGCCATGGGACATGGCTGCAGGTGTTTTG ATAGTTGAAGAAGCAGGTGGGGCTGTTTCTTGCATGGATGGTGGAAAGTTTTGTGTTTTCGATAGGTCTGTTTTGGTATCAAATGGTGCTCTGCATGGCAAG CTTCTGGACAGAATCGCGCCTGCTACGGAGAAACTGAAGGCCAAAGGAATTGACTTTTCATTGTGGTACAAGCCTGATAATTATCAGACTGACTTGTGA
- the LOC115754048 gene encoding CAX-interacting protein 4-like, with translation MPATAGRVRMPANNRVHSSAALQTHGIWQSAIGYDPYAPNKDESKSSAPSKAAVAEPEGENAYASFQGLLALARITGSNADEARGSCKKCGRVGHLTFQCRNFLSVKEDTEKDPEAVQAALASLTGLDKLKGKANKLNGKTEAESEEDSEEDESESTDSDVDSEIERLIAKRQGKKVSSKGSEDNSLKKKKKRRDDSEDDDADSDPGERKKRGRSKKRKSGRRRSSLSEDEDESRKKRRKERRRKRDESSDEEEHRRRRRKSKNEKRRRKSRRHSDDSDSDESGDSGRRHRRKSRRRVAASSDSGAGTSDDSRVGRDAKRSGKSSRRYRHKEDESS, from the coding sequence ATGCCGGCCACTGCGGGAAGGGTTCGCATGCCTGCGAACAATAGGGTTCACAGTAGTGCAGCCCTTCAAACCCATGGTATATGGCAGAGTGCGATTGGGTACGATCCTTACGCTCCCAACAAGGATGAGTCGAAGAGTTCGGCTCCCAGTAAGGCTGCCGTTGCGGAGCCCGAGGGCGAGAACGCCTATGCGAGCTTCCAGGGTCTGCTTGCCCTTGCCCGTATTACTGGGTCAAATGCCGATGAGGCCCGTGGCTCGTGCAAGAAGTGTGGCCGTGTTGGGCACCTGACATTTCAGTGTAGAAACTTCTTGAGCGTGAAGGAGGATACGGAAAAGGACCCGGAGGCTGTGCAGGCTGCGCTTGCATCTTTAACTGGGTTGGATAAGCTGAAGGGGAAGGCTAACAAGCTGAATGGCAAGACTGAAGCAGAGAGTGAGGAGGATAGTGAGGAGGATGAAAGCGAGTCTACAGATTCTGATGTGGACTCAGAGATTGAGAGGTTAATTGCCAAACGCCAGGGGAAAAAGGTCAGCAGTAAGGGTAGCGAAGACaattcattgaagaagaagaagaagaggagggatgATTCGGAAGATGATGATGCGGACAGTGATCCTggggagagaaagaaaagagggaggtcaaagaagagaaagagtgGAAGGAGAAGAAGTAGTCTCTCTGAGGATGAGGATGaatcaagaaagaagaggaggaaggagaggagaaggAAGAGGGATGAGTCATCAGATGAGGAGGAGCATAGACGGCGGCGCCGGAAGAGTAAGAAtgagaaaaggaggaggaagagtcGTAGACATTCAGATGACTCTGACTCGGACGAATCAGGTGATTCTGGTAGGAGGCACAGGCGGAAGAGCCGGAGGAGGGTAGCTGCATCTTCTGATTCTGGAGCGGGTACCTCAGATGACTCGCGTGTTGGTAGGGATGCAAAGCGATCTGGGAAGAGTAGCAGAAGATACCGTCATAAAGAGGATGAGTCTAGCTAA
- the LOC125314239 gene encoding uncharacterized protein PHLOEM PROTEIN 2-LIKE A4-like, with translation MGTGWSQGDDTQREITITEENSKPERGSEAKGEEGHHPHDLTESHSPPIPDQLFAGVFLNNRTMKHWVEKESKKKCFMLYARGLSIAWAENNTYWRWFAEKDAPSDEAPVELAELLNVCWLDANGRFDLSKLSPETTYEVVFLILVRSSGYGWEVPVNFRVKLPGGRKQEHKENLRGKPRENWIEIKAGEVSTSECKEGEMEVSMFEIEGRHWKSGLVLKGVLIRPKN, from the exons ATGGGAACAGGGTGGTCTCAAGGAGATGACACACAGAGAGAGATCACCATAACTGAAGAGAATTCCAAACCAGAGAGAGGATCAGAAGCCAAAGGAGAAGAGGGTCATCATCCACATGATTTGACCGAGTCTCATTCACCACCAATTCCTGATCAGCTCTTTGCTGGTGTTTTCTTGAACAATAGGACCATG AAACACTGGGTTGAAAAGGAATCGAAGAAGAAGTGCTTCATGTTATATGCACGAGGCCTCTCTATCGCCTGGGCTGAGAACAACACTTACTGGCGATGGTTTGCCGAGAAAGATGCACCCAG CGACGAAGCCCCGGTGGAACTGGCCGAGCTGCTCAATGTGTGCTGGCTGGATGCGAACGGCAGGTTCGACCTGTCGAAGCTGTCCCCGGAGACAACCTATGAAGTGGTCTTCTTGATCTTAGTACGATCGTCGGGTTACGGGTGGGAAGTTCCGGTGAACTTCCGGGTGAAGCTCCCGGGCGGGAGGAAGCAAGAGCACAAGGAGAATCTGAGGGGGAAGCCGAGGGAGAACTGGATAGAGATCAAAGCAGGAGAAGTGAGCACATCAGAGTGTAAGGAGGGAGAGATGGAGGTGTCCATGTTTGAGATTGAGGGTCGGCACTGGAAGAGTGGGCTTGTCCTCAAGGGTGTTCTCATTAGGCCCaagaattaa